In one window of Hymenobacter nivis DNA:
- a CDS encoding VanZ family protein: MRFTPRRTKPAVRALLWLALALYAAVLVYIVFFARRRSILVWSPNMVNLMPLIGTIRDHRNIDDIGWWNYWSNIFGNIVLFLPLPTLLAGVTGLRSRRVLFGCGVAVSVLIETLQYVFHVGVTDIDDVIFNSIGAGLGLVVWELLFRKIMRWLAYQHDEGN; encoded by the coding sequence ATGCGCTTCACCCCCCGCCGTACCAAACCCGCCGTCCGGGCCCTGCTGTGGCTGGCCCTGGCCCTCTACGCCGCCGTGCTGGTGTATATCGTTTTTTTTGCGCGCCGCCGCAGCATCCTGGTTTGGTCGCCCAACATGGTGAACTTGATGCCGCTCATCGGCACCATCCGCGACCACCGCAACATCGACGACATTGGGTGGTGGAATTACTGGAGCAATATTTTTGGCAACATCGTCCTCTTTTTGCCACTGCCCACGCTTCTTGCTGGCGTGACGGGCCTGCGCAGCCGGAGGGTTCTTTTCGGCTGCGGCGTGGCCGTGAGCGTGCTCATCGAAACGTTGCAATACGTATTCCACGTGGGCGTCACCGACATCGACGACGTTATCTTCAACAGCATCGGCGCAGGATTGGGCCTAGTGGTGTGGGAATTGCTGTTTCGCAAGATCATGCGCTGGCTGGCGTACCAGCACGACGAGGGCAATTAA